ataataattattaaaattacccaaatttaaatttataatattacattttacagatacctatttatgttttttagaacaataaaaataaaatacaaaaaaatattttttttaaaaccattaattaAACGCACAATAAATTctcacacaaaaatataacaactataataagaatgaaaattgaataattataaagaataataagatTGTCACTAAATCGTCACAGATCACATACGATATCTAaacctaaatttataattttttttatgtacaaattcacaaaattaggtatattatgtaagtaaattGTGTAGTGTGCCGTTCATTCATACAACGAAGTAATctcgatattataatgatactcTGGATCTGACTCTAAGTCGTAGCAAAAAGTATGCAACTACTCTGGTGATCAGCAGAGTGATGACTAATGCATATACATCGTAGTTGAAATTATCGGTGGTCATGGCGACTTCATCTAAAAACTTTGTTGGATACTTGTAATGGCAATACAAAGAGTAACATGGCAAAATGCCACGTTTATCGTAGATAGCGGCGACTAGTGCATCCAAACCATATCTCAAGAATGATATTTCCGTTCCCCACTTTAATAGATATGGGATATCGCGGAGATTCACACCAAAGCCACTGAACACCATCAACAAAACAACGATAATGGGTCCAACGAAGTTACCgttctatataaattacataacaagtaaaatttttgtttattcaaaaCTAGTTTCCATCATATAGATAacgtactattttattaaagtgttatcataaactataataatatatatgagtaGATACTGGCTTCAAATAGGATATGAATTTATCTATAGATTATATCAAAGAATAAGGATGTTAAATACATGagaatgtacaaaaaaaaaaaaaatccattggTTGGAgtgcaaaatataatgataatattctttaaattatttatatttatcattaatattctatatttatatttaggaatttatttgttgaaataaaaaataacttttccaTTATAACGGCTTAATGTTGCAAAATACTACCTACAAGTTATACGGTAAAGATTATGAATGCTATGTTAGATATTTCGTAGATAGGTATACtgtatttgaacaaaatatgaGTTTATACGAGGGCTATTTCGAAATCAACCTACGATGTGTTACGATTTACTAGATGTGGGCACTTCATTCGCGGCAATAAAGTGATAAGTGATGGTTCGATTGTGATTGAtgtagacaatttaaaaacggaCACACAAATGTGCATAATGAAGGGGTCAAGGGCGCAAATTGATCATGACCGAAGACGTGATTCACCAAGTtcgagaaaaaatgtattttacgatTTCAGATCTTTCAACAAGATTTTCCAAAATTTCTCGCAGTACTCTACACAGAATTGTACCTAAAAATTTGGGTTATCATAAACTGATtataaatggttaaaaaatatcaaacccaattggtaataatataactatatcatatacgaatatataaaataataatataaatgtccaTTTCATTACTTACAATAACGCTAAACCAAGCACCAATAATAAATCCTAAACTCTGTGAAATAAGAACCATTAACCAACTAATGAATGTAAACATGCCAAATCTATTCCACTCCAATGGTTGTCctgtcattaaataaattatcacggaaaatatcaaacaacCAAGTGTctaaaacagaataataataatattattgcttacaatataaaacaattaataactataaagtattttcTTACCGTAATTGGAATATCAAGTATGTTCGTAGCGATATAgtatgattttaatgaataccatctattaaaatgttcttttGTCAGTATAGAGATTTCAGCAGGAACTTAAAGaacatagttaaatttataataatatcatttcatttcaatattattataacttatattaaaaacttacaattaataatatttaacatcaaTGTTGATCCAACGTGATGCATGAGAAtggaaaaaagtaaattatagttatcgaAAATTTTACTGCCATCATCgccaatttgtaaaaatagtgtacctaataataaacttactgTTATATTTACACCTATTCGTAGATAAGTCAAAtcctaaagaaaataaatattccaattatttgtaatacatttaaataattcatacttactacttacgtttatagaaaaaagtttaaatgtaatttagccAATTTAGGTGTATTGAAAACTAtatcaatagtttaaaaaatgtataatataatacgcataatatgtgggaaataaaatttaaaattcaaccgtacaaaatttaataagactTAATGTTTTCAATCTGATAACAGATtacttatttatcattaaaatatacgtttatagataatcagttaaaaaaataataatttgttttacgtatgtattatattattttaaattcttagcaataaatattaaataaacttattttcaaCATACCGGATctcttttacattttaaaactccTCGATGTAACAAACATTTCAATTGGTTATAAGCAGAAGTTTCATGGACCACGTCGACttcttttgatattttttgagtttcgtccactttaaaaaaaatattttaattaatagattattatcatgattatatttatatttttaaaatgctgCAAGTGTAAATTTTCGAATTAAACATAAAGAtttaaagtcttaaatttgtgATTTGTCGTCTTTAAttctttactattttttttttttttagttaattataggTTAtggtttaatgaaaattattattttgtaataacaaGAAAATCAGTGTTACAATACCTGTAAGTGTGTTATTGATGGCTAGTAAATCAGAATGTCCTGTCCATGTTAAACATTTCCCATTTTCGATTTCTTTTgccattttttgaattttgtcgTTTCCATGATCGCCACAAGCC
This sequence is a window from Rhopalosiphum maidis isolate BTI-1 chromosome 1, ASM367621v3, whole genome shotgun sequence. Protein-coding genes within it:
- the LOC113557369 gene encoding ATP-binding cassette sub-family G member 4-like isoform X3 translates to MEPKDDSNRLCEPKGLFIKDRKQDQVTLRFKNLYYTVSLGIGKGTKDVLKNINGIFAPNQLVAIMGPSGAGKSSLLDVLSGYNLKGVRGNVTVNGEERRLDSFRRLSCYIQQDDRLQPLLTVNENMSVAANLKLSMDKTQNYKDSVVDEILSTLGLDKCKATRTARLSGGQKKRLSIALELINNPMVMFLDEPTTGLDSSSCSQCISLLRLLAHQGRTIICTIHQPSASLFQMFDQVYILSQGTCLYQGSTGNVIPYLSKLELPCPIYHNPADFVIELACGDHGNDKIQKMAKEIENGKCLTWTGHSDLLAINNTLTVDETQKISKEVDVVHETSAYNQLKCLLHRGVLKCKRDPDLTYLRIGVNITVSLLLGTLFLQIGDDGSKIFDNYNLLFSILMHHVGSTLMLNIINFPAEISILTKEHFNRWYSLKSYYIATNILDIPITTLGCLIFSVIIYLMTGQPLEWNRFGMFTFISWLMVLISQSLGFIIGAWFSVINGNFVGPIIVVLLMVFSGFGVNLRDIPYLLKWGTEISFLRYGLDALVAAIYDKRGILPCYSLYCHYKYPTKFLDEVAMTTDNFNYDVYALVITLLITRVVAYFLLRLRVRSRVSL
- the LOC113557369 gene encoding ATP-binding cassette sub-family G member 4-like isoform X2, giving the protein MSHIGCVCESMEPKDDSNRLCEPKGLFIKDRKQDQVTLRFKNLYYTVSLGIGKGTKDVLKNINGIFAPNQLVAIMGPSGAGKSSLLDVLSGYNLKGVRGNVTVNGEERRLDSFRRLSCYIQQDDRLQPLLTVNENMSVAANLKLSMDKTQNYKDSVVDEILSTLGLDKCKATRTARLSGGQKKRLSIALELINNPMVMFLDEPTTGLDSSSCSQCISLLRLLAHQGRTIICTIHQPSASLFQMFDQVYILSQGTCLYQGSTGNVIPYLSKLELPCPIYHNPADFVIELACGDHGNDKIQKMAKEIENGKCLTWTGHSDLLAINNTLTVDETQKISKEVDVVHETSAYNQLKCLLHRGVLKCKRDPDLTYLRIGVNITVSLLLGTLFLQIGDDGSKIFDNYNLLFSILMHHVGSTLMLNIINFPAEISILTKEHFNRWYSLKSYYIATNILDIPITTLGCLIFSVIIYLMTGQPLEWNRFGMFTFISWLMVLISQSLGFIIGAWFSVINGNFVGPIIVVLLMVFSGFGVNLRDIPYLLKWGTEISFLRYGLDALVAAIYDKRGILPCYSLYCHYKYPTKFLDEVAMTTDNFNYDVYALVITLLITRVVAYFLLRLRVRSRVSL
- the LOC113557369 gene encoding ATP-binding cassette sub-family G member 4-like isoform X1, with amino-acid sequence MDFNHYRSCESMEPKDDSNRLCEPKGLFIKDRKQDQVTLRFKNLYYTVSLGIGKGTKDVLKNINGIFAPNQLVAIMGPSGAGKSSLLDVLSGYNLKGVRGNVTVNGEERRLDSFRRLSCYIQQDDRLQPLLTVNENMSVAANLKLSMDKTQNYKDSVVDEILSTLGLDKCKATRTARLSGGQKKRLSIALELINNPMVMFLDEPTTGLDSSSCSQCISLLRLLAHQGRTIICTIHQPSASLFQMFDQVYILSQGTCLYQGSTGNVIPYLSKLELPCPIYHNPADFVIELACGDHGNDKIQKMAKEIENGKCLTWTGHSDLLAINNTLTVDETQKISKEVDVVHETSAYNQLKCLLHRGVLKCKRDPDLTYLRIGVNITVSLLLGTLFLQIGDDGSKIFDNYNLLFSILMHHVGSTLMLNIINFPAEISILTKEHFNRWYSLKSYYIATNILDIPITTLGCLIFSVIIYLMTGQPLEWNRFGMFTFISWLMVLISQSLGFIIGAWFSVINGNFVGPIIVVLLMVFSGFGVNLRDIPYLLKWGTEISFLRYGLDALVAAIYDKRGILPCYSLYCHYKYPTKFLDEVAMTTDNFNYDVYALVITLLITRVVAYFLLRLRVRSRVSL